The Acidimicrobiales bacterium sequence TTCGCCCTCGAGACCCAGCACGGCAAGGTGCACGAGTTCGGCGTGCGCATCGAGGAGATGCTCATCGTCCACGAGGACCGCACCGAGATCATCTCCACCTTCCCGGTACAGGAGATCACCCTCGCTGGCTGAGGAAGGCGCCCACGCGGCGCTCGTCGACCTCGACGCGCCCGACGCCGCCGACGCGAGCACGGTCGGCGCGAAGGCGGAGCGCCTCGCCATCGCACGGCGCGCCGGGCTCCCGGCGTTGCCCGGGCTCGTGCTGCCCGTCCGGGTGTCGCGCGCGCCGCTCGGGCGCGCCGAGGAGGTCGCCCGCGCCGCGGGCTCTGCGGCGGCGCGCCTCGCGCTCATGGGCGAGGAGGTCCCGCCCGGCCTCGAGCACGCGGCGACGGCGGCCTTCGGCGAACGTGCCCTCGTCGTCCGCTCCTCGAGCCCCCTCGAGGCGTTCGGCGCGTGGTCCGGCGCCTTCGCCTCCTACGTCGGCGTCGGCGCCGCGGACCTGCCGACGGCGGTGCGGGGCTGCTGGGCCTCGATGTTCGGGCGAGACGCGGCCGAGCGCTTCGAGGAGCTCGGCGCGAGCCAGGCGGCGGCGGGGCTCGCGGTGCTCGTCCAGCCGGCGATCGACGCCCGACTCGGCGGGGTGGCCGAGGTCCGCGACGGCGAGGTGGCGATCACCGTCGCCGACGGCGACCTCGCGGCGATGCTCCAGGGGTGGGTCCCCGGACTGGCGGCCGTGGTGGACGCCGACGGCCAGGCGCGCGGCCCCGCCGTCGGGCGAGCGGGCGCGTCGCTGCTCGGCGAGGTCGCCCGCGTGGCCCGCGCCTGCGTCGAGGCGGGCGCCGGGAACCACCTCGAGTGGGCGGCGCCCGGTGGCGAGGTCGTCATCCTGCAGTGCCGCACGGTCGAGCGCGATCGCGCATCGGCGCTCGCCGCCCAGGAGGCCAACCCCGCCTTCGCCGGGCCGCTCGCCGTGGACCTGGCGCGGGCCGTGGCGCGCTTCGGTGGCCGCCTCGGGGAGGAGCTCGTCCTGCCGTGGGTGCTCGCACCGCGCACCGGGTCGCGCCATCGCGCTGCCGCCGCCGCGCCGGCCCGCCTCGAGGCGCTGCGTGCCCAGGCGGGCGTGCTCGTCGAGCAGGCCTGGGGAGACCCCGGCGCGGTGCGCCCAGCGCTCGAGGCGCTGCGCGAACGGCTCGACGAGGAGGCGCTCGCACGACTGCGGTCGCTGCGCCCGATCCCCGCGGGCGAGGGCGAGCGCCTCGTCGCCGCCGTCGAGTCGGCCGGGCTCGAGCTCGCGCGCCTCGGGGCGCTCGACGACGCGACCGACGTCTGGCGCCTCGCTGCGGCGGAGCTCTCGGCCTTCCTCGAGGAGGGGACCGTGCCGCCAGCGGCGCCGCCCCCGGTGCTCGAGCCGTGGGCGGCCGTGGTGCGCGAGGTGGTGCGGGCGAACGGCCGGGCCGAGCGCGGCGCCCCGGCCAGCGAGGGGGTCGGCGTCGGCCGGGTCCTCCCCCTCGACGAGCCGCGCCGGCTGCGCGGCTCGCGCCAGCGCTACGTGCTCTACGTCCGCACGCCGCTCCCCGGCTACGCCCCCCTGCTGTGGGCGGCCGCCGGTCTCGTCGCCGCGGGCGGGAGCGCGGGGGCGCACCTGTTCGACGTGGCGAGGTCCCTCGGTGTCCCCGCGGTGGCGGCCTGCGACCTCGGCGATCCCGGCGAGGGGGCGCTGGCCCTCGTGGACGGCGAGTCCGGCGAGGTCTCGCTCCTGTGACCTCGCCGCGGCGCGCGGCGACGGTTCGCCCGCCCCGGCCGGCTCCCCCTCACGTCGCTCGACGCCCGTCGGGAGGAGCGGCGGGGCGGCGGCCACAGCGGAGCGAGCGGCTGGCCCGCTGGGCTAGCTCCTTCGGCCGGAAGAAGCCGCTGCAGGCGCGACCTCGGCGTCCCGGCGCGTCGCCGGGTCCTCGAGGCGCCGGGGGAGGCCGACCTGGAGGACGAGGTCGGCGAGCTGCTCGGCGAAGCCGGGGCCGATCGGCTCGCCGCTGATGAGGACGCGGTAGAAGATCGTGCCGGCCCAGACGTCCATCACGAGGGGGATGTCGAGGTCCGCCGGCAGCTCGCCGCGCGCGATGGCGCGCTCGAGCACCTCGGCCGACGCGGCGCGGCGCGGGTTGAGGAACTGCGCCCGGAACGCGGCGAGCAGCTCGGGGTCGCGGCTCAGGTCGGTCGCCACCGCCGGGATGACGACGCCGGCGACCGTCTCGGTGTAGTTCGCGATCGTCGTGGCGATGGCCGCGAGGAGGTCGCCGCGCACGCTCCCGGTGTCGGGCACGGGCGCGACGGAGAGGTGGCGGGCCATCGCCTCGCCGACGAGGGCACCCTTCGACGACCAGCGCCGGTAGACGGTGGCCTTGCCGACGCGGGCGCGCGCGGCGACCGCCTCCATCGTGAGCCCGTGGTAGCCGACCTCGGCGAGCAGCTCGATCGTGGCCTCGAGGATCGCGTCGTCGCGCCGGCGGTCCCCGGCGAACGGGCGGCCGTCACCGGTGCGCAGGCCGTGCGCGGCCGACGGCAACGCTGCTGATCGACTCATCACGGGCAGCTTAGACCATCGAAACGGAACAGAACGTTCCGTCTTGACCTGCTTCCCTGCTCTCCGTATGCTGAGCGCGAGGGCGACGCGCCGTCGGCGTGCGCGAACGGGGGGTCGTGTTGGGCGAGGCAGTGCACGGGCCAGCCATCCCTCCCTTCGGCGCGCCCGGGTCGGCCTGAGCCCGCAGCGATGGGCCAGCTCCCGCGTCCTCGACGTACGAGGCGGGGGAGGGAAGGGGGGAGTCACATGTCCATGAGGTCACGGCGGCTCGGCGCCGCGGTCGGCGCCGTGCTGCTCGCGGCGACCGGCCTCGGCGTCGGCATCTCGATGACCGCGTCGGCGAGCAGCCACGGTAGCCACAAGACCACCCACAAGTCCACCTACCGGGTGGCGGTGCTCGAGCCGGGCACGGCGAACGACGGCTCGTGGGGCCAGGCGGTCGACTCCGGCGCGCTCGCGGCCGGTCGAGCGACCGGCGCGAAGGTGACGCTCGTCGACGCGCTCGAGACGCCCGCCCAGTACCAGCAGCAGGGCGCGTCGTTCGCCTCGCACGGCTACAACCTCGTCATCATCGCCAACGGATCGGACCCGCAGACGGTCGTCGCGCTGGCGCACCAGTTCCCGCACACGTTCTTCTGCGAGACCGCGGCGACCATCAAGGTGAGGCCGAAGAACGTCTGCACGAACAACCTCACCTACTACGACGGTGACTTCCTCGCCGGGGCGCTCGCCGCGATGGTCAGCAGGACGAAGGTGCTCGGCGAGATCGGCGGCTACAGCTTCCCGCAGCTCAACTGGGAGATGAACGGCTTCTCGCTCGGCGCCCGCTACGTCGACCCGCGGATCAAGATCAAGTCGACCTACGTCAACACGTGGACCGACGTCAACGTGACGCGCAACGCCGCGAACGCCCAGATCGCGTCGGGCGCCGACGTCATCTTCTCGGCGACCGACCAGGCGACGCAGGGGATCTACGCCGCGGCGCAGACGAAGGGACACACCTACGCCATCTCGCAGTACTTCGACACGCACCGGCAGGCGCCGAGCGTCGTGCTCACGAGCGTCCTGTTCAACCTGCAGGGCTCCGTCGGGAACCTCATCCGCCTCGGCGTCGCCGGCAAGCTGCGGAACGTGAACTACGAGACGACCTTCAACGACGGGGCGGGCCGCCTGGCGCCCTTCTACAACCTGGCGCCCAACCCGGTGACGCCGGCGATCCAGGCTCGGCTGCACAAGATCGAGCACCTGATCGCCACGGGCAAGATCGTCGTGCCGGCGCTCCCGAACGCGAACCAGGGGCTCCACTACAACGTCAGCCGCTTCCCGAAGGCCTGAGGTAGCGCTGCAGCTCCCCGGGGCGGCGGGTCCTCCCCGTCGCCCCGGGGAGGACCCGCGTGGCGCCGGCCCGCGAGCCGAGGGCCACCCTGCCGTACCCGTCACGGCGCGCCTCGGCGCGCCGGCCAGTCCGAACCGAAGAAAGGAGCTGAGGAGATGACGACGAGCGAGGCCGCCCAGCCGAGCGAGGGTCGCCGGGCGATCTGGCCCGGCAACATCCCGCCGCCAGCCATGCCCTACAGCCCGGCGATCACGGCGGGCGGCTGGGTCTTCGTCGCCGGCCAGCTCGCGAGCGACTACGAGAACGGCGTCGCCCCCGCGGCTCGCAACCCCGAGGGTGCCCCGTACCTGCACGACGAGCTCGAGCTGCAGTCCCGCTACGTCCTGTCGAACCTGAGCCGCACGCTCGAGGCGGCCGGGGCCGACATCCGGCGCGACCTCGTGCGCATCTACCAGTGGTTCACCTCGCCGTACCCGACGTACGAGGAGTTCGAGCAGGGCAACACCTGGCCGCGCATCTCCATCACGCCGTACCTGCGCACCCTCTACGGGGAGTTCGCCGTCGAGCGCCGGCCCGCCTCGACCGGCATGGGCGTGCGCCAGCTGCTCGTCGCCGGCACGAAGGTGGAGGTCGACATGATCGCCATCCCGGCGCGCGAGGGCATGGTGCGCGAGGACGTGCCTGCGCCCGAAGGCGTGCCCGCACCCCTCGCCGGCTACTCGCCCGGCGTTCGCGCCGGCGACTGGGTCTTCCTCGCCGGCGAGATCCCGGTCGACTGGATGGGCGACTACGGGCGGTCGGAGCACTACGGCGAGCCCGGCGGCGTCGCCCTCGAGGCGCGCACGAACCCGTACTTCTGGTACGGGGTGCCCATCGAGGCGCAGACCGAGTACGTCCTTCGCAAGCTCGACCGGATCGCGCGCGCGGCGGGCAGCTCCCTCGAGCGCTGCGTGAAGGCGACGGTCTACCTCGGCCACCCGAAGGACTTCGCCGGCATGGACCGCGTCTGGCGCAGCTGGTTCCCGAGCAACCCGCCGGCGCGCGTCGTCATCCCGTACATGGGCCTCGGCGGCATGGGCAGCCGGATCGAGGTGGCCATGAAGCTGCTCCACAACGACTCGCCGCTGCGCATCGAGGCGATCACGGCCGACGACGCCGCCGAGCCCCTCGGCCACGAGCCGCAGGCCGTGAAGGCGGGCGACTTCGTCTTCTTCAGCACCCAGCTGCCCGGTCTCGGTGGCGGCCTCGCGCCGAACATGGTGCGACGCCCGGAGTTCCCCTACTACGGGCTCGTGACGCGCGCCCAGGTCGACGGCGTGCTCGACAACGTGTCGAAGATCTGCTCGAAGGCGGGGACGAGCCTCGCGAACATCGTGCGCCGCCAGTGCTTCCACACGGACTTCACGGACTTCGCCGAGGCGATGGACGCCTGGGCCCGGCACTTCCCGAAGGACCCCCCTGCCTC is a genomic window containing:
- a CDS encoding BMP family protein, producing MSMRSRRLGAAVGAVLLAATGLGVGISMTASASSHGSHKTTHKSTYRVAVLEPGTANDGSWGQAVDSGALAAGRATGAKVTLVDALETPAQYQQQGASFASHGYNLVIIANGSDPQTVVALAHQFPHTFFCETAATIKVRPKNVCTNNLTYYDGDFLAGALAAMVSRTKVLGEIGGYSFPQLNWEMNGFSLGARYVDPRIKIKSTYVNTWTDVNVTRNAANAQIASGADVIFSATDQATQGIYAAAQTKGHTYAISQYFDTHRQAPSVVLTSVLFNLQGSVGNLIRLGVAGKLRNVNYETTFNDGAGRLAPFYNLAPNPVTPAIQARLHKIEHLIATGKIVVPALPNANQGLHYNVSRFPKA
- a CDS encoding RidA family protein, encoding MTTSEAAQPSEGRRAIWPGNIPPPAMPYSPAITAGGWVFVAGQLASDYENGVAPAARNPEGAPYLHDELELQSRYVLSNLSRTLEAAGADIRRDLVRIYQWFTSPYPTYEEFEQGNTWPRISITPYLRTLYGEFAVERRPASTGMGVRQLLVAGTKVEVDMIAIPAREGMVREDVPAPEGVPAPLAGYSPGVRAGDWVFLAGEIPVDWMGDYGRSEHYGEPGGVALEARTNPYFWYGVPIEAQTEYVLRKLDRIARAAGSSLERCVKATVYLGHPKDFAGMDRVWRSWFPSNPPARVVIPYMGLGGMGSRIEVAMKLLHNDSPLRIEAITADDAAEPLGHEPQAVKAGDFVFFSTQLPGLGGGLAPNMVRRPEFPYYGLVTRAQVDGVLDNVSKICSKAGTSLANIVRRQCFHTDFTDFAEAMDAWARHFPKDPPASTTIEIGGPLFVPGAKFIYDLIAYAP
- a CDS encoding PEP/pyruvate-binding domain-containing protein; the encoded protein is MPGLVLPVRVSRAPLGRAEEVARAAGSAAARLALMGEEVPPGLEHAATAAFGERALVVRSSSPLEAFGAWSGAFASYVGVGAADLPTAVRGCWASMFGRDAAERFEELGASQAAAGLAVLVQPAIDARLGGVAEVRDGEVAITVADGDLAAMLQGWVPGLAAVVDADGQARGPAVGRAGASLLGEVARVARACVEAGAGNHLEWAAPGGEVVILQCRTVERDRASALAAQEANPAFAGPLAVDLARAVARFGGRLGEELVLPWVLAPRTGSRHRAAAAAPARLEALRAQAGVLVEQAWGDPGAVRPALEALRERLDEEALARLRSLRPIPAGEGERLVAAVESAGLELARLGALDDATDVWRLAAAELSAFLEEGTVPPAAPPPVLEPWAAVVREVVRANGRAERGAPASEGVGVGRVLPLDEPRRLRGSRQRYVLYVRTPLPGYAPLLWAAAGLVAAGGSAGAHLFDVARSLGVPAVAACDLGDPGEGALALVDGESGEVSLL
- a CDS encoding TetR/AcrR family transcriptional regulator, translating into MSRSAALPSAAHGLRTGDGRPFAGDRRRDDAILEATIELLAEVGYHGLTMEAVAARARVGKATVYRRWSSKGALVGEAMARHLSVAPVPDTGSVRGDLLAAIATTIANYTETVAGVVIPAVATDLSRDPELLAAFRAQFLNPRRAASAEVLERAIARGELPADLDIPLVMDVWAGTIFYRVLISGEPIGPGFAEQLADLVLQVGLPRRLEDPATRRDAEVAPAAASSGRRS